The Mauremys reevesii isolate NIE-2019 linkage group 1, ASM1616193v1, whole genome shotgun sequence genome has a segment encoding these proteins:
- the EFCAB10 gene encoding EF-hand calcium-binding domain-containing protein 10 → MAAGEQQGREYLERYKIPELLHNLSALLLYHRPERPREFLIHALERVKFAKLTDVEYPYLVDESNLNAMFEMLDTTSQGYITLVQYKGALKSLGLSTQDLPYEEDATITLEIFKKEVKKLLQESWAIYQP, encoded by the exons ATGGCGGCGGGCGAGCAGCAGGGCCGCGAGTACCTGGAGCGCTACAAGATCCCGGAGCTGCTGCACAACCTGAGCGCGCTGCTGCTCTACCACCGGCCCG AAAGACCAAGAGAGTTTTTGATACATGCACTGGAAAGAGTGAAGTTTGCAAAACTAACTGACGTGGAATATCCTTATCTTGTGGATGAATCAAATTTGAATGCTATGTTTGAAATGCTGGACACTACAAGTCAAGGCTATATAACCTTAGTGCAATACAAAGGAG CTCTTAAAAGCTTGGGGTTAAGTACTCAGGATTTGCCTTATGAAGAAGATGCAACTATCACACTGGAAATATTCAAGAAAGAAGT GAAGAAGTTGTTGCAGGAGAGCTGGGCCATATATCAACCTTAA
- the RINT1 gene encoding RAD50-interacting protein 1 isoform X2, giving the protein MQIMLNPLQKRFKYHFTGNRQTNVLSKPEWYLTQVLMWIGNHAKFLDDKIQPILDKTGSSVNARLEFSRALVMLILEKLAADIPCLLYDDNLFCHLVDEVLLFERELYATHGYLSSFPSCMHILSEETCFQRWLTVERKFALQKMDSILSSEAAWVSQYKDITDVDEMKVPDCAETFTTLLQVITDRYKNLPTASRKLQFLELQKDLVDDFRIRLTQVMKEETRASLAFRYCAILNAVNYIATVLADWADNVFFLELQQAALEVCADSNALSKLQLGQLACMESSVFDDMINLLERLKHDMLTRQVDHVFREVKDAAKLYKKERWLSLPSQAEQAVMSLSSTACPLLLTLRDRLLQLEQQLCYSLFKIFWQMLAEKVDMFIYQEVILANHFNEGGAAQLQFDMTRNLFPLFSHYCKRPENYFKHIKEACIILNLNVGSALLLKDALHSASENRTILDPNQPSATAVLHELGVYKLAQQDVEILLNLRTNWPNIGK; this is encoded by the exons ATGCAAATCATGCTGAACCCTCTTCAGAAAAGATTCAAGTATCATTTCACTGGGAATAGACAAACTAATGTTTTAAGCAAG CCTGAGTGGTACCTAACCCAGGTACTCATGTGGATTGGAAATCACGCAAAATTCCTTGATGATAAAATCCAGCCAATATTGGACAAGACAGGCTCTTCAGTCAATGCAAGG CTTGAATTTTCCCGTGCTCTGGTAATGCTGATTTTGGAGAAGTTGGCTGCTGATATCCCTTGCCTATTGTATGACGATAATCTCTTTTGTCATCTCGTGGATGAGGTGCTTCTATTTGAAAGAGAGCTATATGCTACTCATGGATATCTCAGCAGCTTTCCCAGTTGCATGCATATTCTGTCAGAAGAAACCTGTTTTCAAAGGTGGCTAACTGTGGAAAGAAAAT TTGCTCTTCAAAAGATGGACTCTATACTTTCATCTGAAGCTGCTTGGGTATCGCAATATAAAGATATCACTGATGTAGATGAAATGAAAGTCCCAGACTGTGCTGAAACTTTTACAACCCTGTTGCAGGTTATCACAG ACAGGTATAAGAATCTTCCTACAGCATCTAGAAAACTACAGTTCTTGGAGTTACAAAAAGACTTAGTCGATGACTTCAGAATCCGGTTAACTCAAGTTATGAAGGAAGAGACTAGAGCTTCTTTAGCCTTCCGTTATTGTGCCATTCTTAATGCTGTTAACTACATAGCAACGGTATTAGCAGACTGGGCTGACAATGTT TTCTTCTTGGAGCTTCAGCAGGCTGCGCTGGAGGTTTGCGCAGACAGTAATGCTCTCAGTAAACTACAGCTAGGACAACTAGCTTGTATGGAAAGCTCTGTCTTTGATGACATGATTAACCTCCTAGAACGCCTAAAACATGATATGTTGACCCGCCAAGTAGACCATGTCTTCAGGGAGGTCAAAGATGCTGCAAAGCTGTACAAAAAAGAGAG GTGGTTATCtttgccatcccaggcagagCAGGCAGTAATGTCCTTATCTAGTACAGCCTGCCCACTGTTGTTGACATTAAGAGATCGTTTGCTGCAGTTAGAACAGCAGCTCTGTTACTCCCTGTTTAAAATCTTCTGGCAAATGCTTGCAGAGAAAGTGGATATGTTCATCTATCAGGAG GTAATTCTGGCTAATCACTTCAATGAAGGAGGAGCAGCACAACTTCAGTTTGATATGACTAGGAatcttttccctttattttccCACTATTGCAAAAGGCCAGAAAATTATTTCAAACA CATAAAAGAAGCCTGCATTATCTTGAATCTAAATGTTGGCTCTGCCCTCCTTTTGAAAGATGCACTACATTCAGCCTCAGAAAACAGAACCATCTTGGATCCAAACCAGCCCTCTGCCACAGCAGTGTTACATGAACTTGGAGTTTACAAATTAGCTCAACAGGATGTTGAGATTTTACTTAATTTGAGAACAAACTGGCCTAATATAGGAAAATAA
- the RINT1 gene encoding RAD50-interacting protein 1 isoform X1: MAAINVGRVQVTRDPDRCDIPYYVAEFVEREVGTDLNCLRKLGKLIEELSENKKHLEEQVLTVSSEVPKRIQNALKNAEDSKKSLNQLLEEETVLFDSINSHLLTAQPWMEDLGVLISQIEEVERHLAYLKWISQIEELSDNIQQYLMTNNVPEAATTLASMAELDIKLQESSCSHLLTFVRSTVKFWHKILKDKLSSDFEEILTHLHWPFVGPPQSQVFGLAAPANVPEIYNNLETLFSQLLKLQTSDELLTKPKQLPEKYSLPPSPPIILPMQIMLNPLQKRFKYHFTGNRQTNVLSKPEWYLTQVLMWIGNHAKFLDDKIQPILDKTGSSVNARLEFSRALVMLILEKLAADIPCLLYDDNLFCHLVDEVLLFERELYATHGYLSSFPSCMHILSEETCFQRWLTVERKFALQKMDSILSSEAAWVSQYKDITDVDEMKVPDCAETFTTLLQVITDRYKNLPTASRKLQFLELQKDLVDDFRIRLTQVMKEETRASLAFRYCAILNAVNYIATVLADWADNVFFLELQQAALEVCADSNALSKLQLGQLACMESSVFDDMINLLERLKHDMLTRQVDHVFREVKDAAKLYKKERWLSLPSQAEQAVMSLSSTACPLLLTLRDRLLQLEQQLCYSLFKIFWQMLAEKVDMFIYQEVILANHFNEGGAAQLQFDMTRNLFPLFSHYCKRPENYFKHIKEACIILNLNVGSALLLKDALHSASENRTILDPNQPSATAVLHELGVYKLAQQDVEILLNLRTNWPNIGK; the protein is encoded by the exons ATGGCAGCCATTAATGTTGGAAGGGTACAAGTCACTAGAGACCCAGATCGCTGTGACATCCCTTACTATGTAGCTGAATTTGTTGAAAGAGAAGTTGGAACTGACCTTAATTGTCTAAGGAAACTTGGCAAACTTATAGAGGAGCTATCAGAAAATAAAAAGCATTTAGAGGAACAG GTACTTACAGTTTCATCAGAAGTCCCCAAAAGAATTCAGAATGCCTTAAAGAATGCAGAGGATTCTAAGAAGTCTCTTAATCAGCTCCTGGAGGAAGAAACTGTTTTATTTGATTCAATTAATAGCCACCTATTGACGGCCCAGCCATGGATGGAGGATCTTGGTGTACTGATTAGTCAAATAGAAGAGGTTGAACGACACCTTGCTTATCTAAAATGGATTTCACAAATAGAAGAGTTAAG TGATAATATTCAGCAGTATCTCATGACCAACAATGTGCCAGAGGCAGCTACTACTCTGGCATCCATGGCAGAATTGGATATTAAGCTTCAGGAGTCGTCTTGTTCTCATCTTCTTACTTTTGTGAGGTCTACTGTTAAATTCTGGCATAAAATTCTTAAGGACAAACTGTCAAG TGATTTTGAGGAAATATTAACTCACCTTCATTGGCCATTTGTTGGGCCACCACAGTCTCAGGTTTTTGGCCTTGCTGCACCAGCTAATGTTCCAGAAATATACAATAATTTGGAGACTCTGTTTTCTCAGCTTCTGAAATTGCAAACATC AGATGAATTACTAACTAAACCAAAACAACTGCCAGAGAAGTATTCTCTACCTCCATCACCACCTATTATCCTTCCAATGCAAATCATGCTGAACCCTCTTCAGAAAAGATTCAAGTATCATTTCACTGGGAATAGACAAACTAATGTTTTAAGCAAG CCTGAGTGGTACCTAACCCAGGTACTCATGTGGATTGGAAATCACGCAAAATTCCTTGATGATAAAATCCAGCCAATATTGGACAAGACAGGCTCTTCAGTCAATGCAAGG CTTGAATTTTCCCGTGCTCTGGTAATGCTGATTTTGGAGAAGTTGGCTGCTGATATCCCTTGCCTATTGTATGACGATAATCTCTTTTGTCATCTCGTGGATGAGGTGCTTCTATTTGAAAGAGAGCTATATGCTACTCATGGATATCTCAGCAGCTTTCCCAGTTGCATGCATATTCTGTCAGAAGAAACCTGTTTTCAAAGGTGGCTAACTGTGGAAAGAAAAT TTGCTCTTCAAAAGATGGACTCTATACTTTCATCTGAAGCTGCTTGGGTATCGCAATATAAAGATATCACTGATGTAGATGAAATGAAAGTCCCAGACTGTGCTGAAACTTTTACAACCCTGTTGCAGGTTATCACAG ACAGGTATAAGAATCTTCCTACAGCATCTAGAAAACTACAGTTCTTGGAGTTACAAAAAGACTTAGTCGATGACTTCAGAATCCGGTTAACTCAAGTTATGAAGGAAGAGACTAGAGCTTCTTTAGCCTTCCGTTATTGTGCCATTCTTAATGCTGTTAACTACATAGCAACGGTATTAGCAGACTGGGCTGACAATGTT TTCTTCTTGGAGCTTCAGCAGGCTGCGCTGGAGGTTTGCGCAGACAGTAATGCTCTCAGTAAACTACAGCTAGGACAACTAGCTTGTATGGAAAGCTCTGTCTTTGATGACATGATTAACCTCCTAGAACGCCTAAAACATGATATGTTGACCCGCCAAGTAGACCATGTCTTCAGGGAGGTCAAAGATGCTGCAAAGCTGTACAAAAAAGAGAG GTGGTTATCtttgccatcccaggcagagCAGGCAGTAATGTCCTTATCTAGTACAGCCTGCCCACTGTTGTTGACATTAAGAGATCGTTTGCTGCAGTTAGAACAGCAGCTCTGTTACTCCCTGTTTAAAATCTTCTGGCAAATGCTTGCAGAGAAAGTGGATATGTTCATCTATCAGGAG GTAATTCTGGCTAATCACTTCAATGAAGGAGGAGCAGCACAACTTCAGTTTGATATGACTAGGAatcttttccctttattttccCACTATTGCAAAAGGCCAGAAAATTATTTCAAACA CATAAAAGAAGCCTGCATTATCTTGAATCTAAATGTTGGCTCTGCCCTCCTTTTGAAAGATGCACTACATTCAGCCTCAGAAAACAGAACCATCTTGGATCCAAACCAGCCCTCTGCCACAGCAGTGTTACATGAACTTGGAGTTTACAAATTAGCTCAACAGGATGTTGAGATTTTACTTAATTTGAGAACAAACTGGCCTAATATAGGAAAATAA